CCGACCTACACGTTCGAGTACCCGGAGGAGCAGTGGTACCCGCCGGACAGCTACCGCGGGCGGCCGGTGCTCGTGGAGGAGGACGATCGGCCGCGGTGCGTCTCCTGCAACCTGTGTGCCCGGGCCTGCCCGCCGCTCGCCATCTCCATGCAGTCGAAGGAGGTGAACAACGTGAAGGAGCGGGAGCCGGAGTGGTTTGAAATCAACATGCTCCGCTGCATCTACTGTGGCTTCTGCGAGGAGGTGTGCCCGGAGGAGGCGATCGTCATGTCGAAGGAGCACGACCTCACGTTCCAGAGCCGTGACGAGGCCGTCTTTGACCTCGAAGACCTGCTGCGGCCGAGCGAGCAGATGCAGGACCGCCTCGAGTACCTGGATCAGTACAAGAACAAGCAGTTTGGGCAGCAGTGGGACTTTAAGAAGGAGAACAACCTCCACAGCGTGAAGGACCAGCACTTCCTGGACTGGCTGGCCGAGGAGGGCATGGACGACCTGGATACCACTCACCAGCGTGAGGACCGTATGGCTACGGAGGGCGATCAAGGCTGGGGCGCCGACCGGCAGGGCCCGCCGGAGACCAAGCACGCCGCGGAGTAGGCGCGGGCCGGCTGGACAGGCGGCAACTGTGAAGCCGGAACGGTCGTCACGGTCGGGGTGGAACAGATGCCCTCCCCTCACCACTCCTTCCCCTTTCCACACGGAGATCCCCCACACGCAGATGGAAGAGACCATTAACATTGCTGAGGCACGGGCCGAGGATCCTGAGGCCCTGCGAGAGGCCCTGGTGGACCAGTTTCGGTACCTCGTCGACGAGATTACGGCACTCCGGACGGTGGCGGGGGGGCTGCCCGATGAGATTCTCGGCGGGCGCCCTGAGCCCGACGCCCTTACGATGAAGGAGCTGTACGGCGCCATCGCTACGCTCGACGCAGAGGTGCGTCGGACGCGGGTCGACCGGATTGTTGATGAGGAGGAGCCGGTCCTGGCGCCAGTTGACATTGACGCGGAGGTGTACGACGCGGACTGGAATGAACGTGCCATCGACGACATTCTGCAGGAGGTAAAGGCGGCCCGGCGCGCCCTCACCGAACGGCTGGACGAGTTGCCCCTCGACGCCTGGCACCGCGCCGCCACGCTGGGGGATGAGACGCTCACCCTCTTCGGGCTGGTCCACCGCATGACGAAGGACGACTTCCAGCGGCTTCGTGACCTGGGCTACCGTCTGCACGGGGCTCATCTCTCCGAGGACGACGAGCCCCTGCCGACCTAGCAAGCGCGACCCTCGAACGGGGCGCGCCGAGGGGAGGCGCACGAGCGTTTTCATTCGTAATCCGGCAGTCGACCCTCGCCAATGGCAAAAGACACGGGCCCGTCCTACGATGATCTGGCCACGGCCTTTCGGCACCAAAACTTCGACCCCCTCTACTTCTTCTTCGGAGAGGAGACGTTCCTGATCGACGAGCTGCAGGAACTGCTCATCAGCGAGGCGCTCGCGCCGAGCCAGCACGACTTCAACCTCGACGTGGTGTACGGGTCGGAGACCGAGGCCTCGGAGGTCATCGGGCTGTGCCAGGGCTTCCCGGCGGGCGCCCCCAAGCGGGTTGTCGTTGTGCGCGAGTTCGAGAAGCTCGAGAACAACCGGCAATTTAAGAGTTACGCCACACAGCCCAATCCGCAGGCCATCGTCCTGCTCGCCTGCACCAGCAAACCGAACCTGAGCGCCCATCCGTACCGCGCGTTGAAGGAGCACGCCGAATGGTCCCAGTTTGAGTCGCCGTACGACAACGAGATGCCGGGCTGGATTCAAGACTACGTGCAGGGACAGGGGTACGAGATTAAACCCAAGGCCGTACAGATGCTCGCCGACTACGTGGGCACCGACCTGCAACGGGCGGCCAGCGAGATCGAGAAGCTCATCACGTTTGCCGGTGACACCACGCAGCTCACGGCCGACGATGTGCTCGCCGCCAGCGGCCAGACGCGCGAGTTCAACGTCTTCGAGCTACAGAGTGCTCTCGGGGAAGGGCGTCCCGCCGATGCGCAGCGCATCGTGGACCGCATTCTGCAGCAGGCGTCCAACCCGCGCAGTGAGTCCATCATGATGGTGGCCGTGCTCAACGGCTATTTCGACAAGCTCTGGAAGTTGCAGAAGCCCGGGGCCCTGCGCGAGAACAAGTATGACCTTGCCGGTTACATCGGGGTGAGCCCCTATTTCGTAGAGGAGTACAAGCACGCTGCCCAGCGCTACGACCGTTCGGCGATTGCCGACGCCTATTCAGCTCTCGTAGCGGCGGACTACGAGCTCAAAGGCGGGGCGTCCCGCGAGGCTTCGCTCGTGATGACGCTCCTGTTGCGGCGGTTGCTTCCGCCAGATTCTCGTCCGGTGGCGGCGTAGGGGGGCAAGAGGCCCGATCGCCGCCCCGTCGTCTCCAGGGTGCCACTCGGATCCGTCTACGCCGGTCAGGACCGGAATTCACGGAAACAAGGAGTGCGCAACTCGAATATGTACCGACGACGGCTCGCGCTACGAACTCATGGCGCGTGCCCGCATCGCACAGGGGGATTACCTCGCCCGCCCCGAATTGCAGGACGGGGAGGTAATTCAGTGAAGAACCTTACACTGACGCACCCAACGCAAACGTACATCCGGCCGATCAGTGCCTTATGCAGTTCCCCGAGCGACCCTTTAACGGAGAGGCGTCCGGCAATGGGGCCTCTTCCTACGAGTGGCTCGACGAGTGGCTCTGCGAGTACGTGGATGGAACGATGGATCCCTCGGTCGAGGCCGTGTTTGAGCAGTATGTGGAGGCCAACCCTGAGTTGAAAGCCCATATAGAACGCCTCCGCCAGACGCGTGAGCTGCTCTGCGGGAGCGAGGACGCAGGGGTAGCGCCGCAGACCTCCACAATGGAGGACGCTACACGAGAGGTCGAAGGGGATCTTCGCCGAGACTCCGCCCCACAACTGTTCTCGGCGGAGGAGGCCAGCCGGCCCGTCGTGGCCCTGGGGCTTGCGTCGTCCATCGCTGTTGCTCTCGTCGTGGGGTTTCTCGCCGGATCAATGCTCGTGGAGCCGTCCACACTTTCGTCTGGGCCGGCCACCGCGGTTGAGCGACAGGCCGTGCCATCGGAGGTGCGAGAAGAAGCATCGCCGCGACGAAGTGGAGTGGGCCGGAGCCGCACGTCGCGCCCCTCGTCGCTCTCGTCGGGCGACCGTCTCTTCACGCTTCCGATGGACGCCCTGGCACCGAGTGCCGACACGGGCCGCGCGGTGCCAACATTCATGACGGTTGGGGAGCGCTGAGGTCGATGCGGAGGACTTTGCCCCATCTTGGTTGAACACGGCTCAACCATCTCCGTTTGGGTACCTCGATTCTACACGGGCTCTTAGCTCAGCGGTTTAGAGCGCTCGCCTCACACGCGAGAGGTCCCTGGTTCAAATCCAGGAGGGCCCACTGTTTTCTCCCAAGCCTCCGGACATCCGGAGGCTTGTTGTATTTCTGATGTCCCTCGGCCCGCAGAGCCCGGGATGTGTGAAAGACGAATGGCGCGCGTGACGTCTCGTCGCCCTACCTGGCGGTCGGGATCCACGCTGTCATGAATACAGCGCACCATTCGTGGCCAACCGTTTGATGCAGTACGCTGCGCCGTGCTTCCCCTCCTCATCCGTCTTGACTTTGTTCTCGCCACGGCGCTTCTGGTCGTCGCGCCGCTGGGGCTCCTGCTTGCGTCGGTGCGGCAGCCCGCGGTGCGGGGACGTCTTCTGGCCTACTGGCGGGCCTCGTCGCTGCTGATGGTGACGGTGTACTTGATGGTAGACGGTCGCCCAGGGGCCTTCGTGGCGGGCAACACAGCCCTCGTTGCGATCCCGCTCGCGCTCCACGCCGGTGACGTTCTTTCCGTGCCCGGGCCGATGTCTCTGGGGGAGGGAGCCGCAGCGACTTGGTTTCGGCGGTGGCGAGCGGGGGCCACGGCTTTCTGTGGCGCGAGTCTGCTACTCACGGTGCCCGCGCTCCGGTGCGGCTGGGATGCTGCTGAGAACCCTGTCTGTGCGGCCTGGCTGGAGCCCCCGCGGAAGCTTCATCGTGCCCTCCATCCGTCGGTAGACCCGGCAACCCTCGGGGATGCTGCCACGATTGGACTCCTGGTCTACGGGGGATACCTCGCGGCGTCCGTGGTCCGCGTCGGGTGGGCGATCCGGGGGGCGTAAGGTGCCACACGTCAGCCGCTCGCTTGTCCGCTCAACGCCGAGTCAGATCCCTGACGACCTGCTACGAGCATACAACTTCTATGAGCGTACAACTTCTCTTCGTCTGCACCGGCAATACATGCCGAAGCCCCCTGGCCGAAGCCCTTTCGGAGGCCCGAGGTGTGTCGGCCGGGAGTGCAGGGGTATCTGCGGCTGCGGGCGACGGGGCGGCGCCCAATGCGGATCGGGCCCTGCGTGAGGCACGGGGCCTGTCACTTCGTTCCCACACGCCCCGCGATGTGTCCGAGGCGGATCTGGTGGCGGCCGAGCGGGTCGTGGCCATGAGTCCAGCGGTGGCGCGCCGGCTCTGCGACGATCACGACCTGGCCTCGGATGCGGTGGTTACCTGGGCCATCCCTGATCCCTACGGTGGATCCCTTGCCGATTACCGATGGTGCCTCGAAGAGATCAGCGCAGCTCTGGACAGTCTTCTCGCGTCGGGGTAGTGTCCCGCTCCCGGCGATTCCATCCACGGGACGCGGTTCACGAAGCAGGACGGTCCTCACTGTCCGAGTCGTCCGTCACAAGGCCCTAGTCCCACTGCTCGTAATGATCGACGATCTCGTTCAGATTGTCGTGCTCGCCCTCGACGATGCCGACGACGAAAAGGCCCGTTTCGTTTTCGAGTTGGGCGAGCGCCTCGGTGTTGGGGGGGCGCCGGCCCTGGGTCTTGATGAACGTATCCTGGATGGCCTTCTGGGCCGCCTCGGTGGGGGTATCGGCGGTCGCGACGCTCGAGAATGGATCAAAGCCGTCCTTCTCGAAGCCGATGATCGTATAGGTGGGCATAGGAGCGAAGGAAGAATGAGAGACACGGATATGAAGCGAACAGTCATCGACTCCCAATGCGTGCGGATCGTCGCCGTTTCCGGTGCCCCGTCGACCAGGCCGTCGCGAGAGACGAATCGTTCGGGAAGGGAGAGCAAAAATCCCGTACCGGTAAAGAAAAAGCCCGGACCCCCACCAAGAGACCGGGCTTTGGGAGAAATGCATCCCAAAAGAAATGCGCCTAGTAGACACGCGGGTGTCCGATGATCTAACGTCGTTTCTTATTTCTTAATGTTTATCCCGTTCAGCAGGCATGAGGTCAGGGGCCGAGCCATTCGTACAGAAGAATGCCGCCGGCGACGGCTACATTGAGCGATTCGGCGGCGGGACGACCGGGGGCGCCGGGGAGGGAAACCGTCAGGTCGAGGCGGTCGAGGACAGCGGCGCTGAGGCCGTGGGCCTCGCTGCCCAGTACGAGCGCAGAGGGGCGGTCGGGCCCCCAAGTATCGGCGCGGGTGCCCTGGAGGTCGGCCCCGTAGAGGGCCGCACCATGGCGGCGAAGGCGGTCGAGGAGGGGGCCTGGGGAGTCCGTACGGGCCAGCTCCAAGGCCCAGTGACTGCCGGCTCCTGCGCGCATCACTTTGGGGCCGTACAGCCCTGCGGTGCCGGGCCCGGCCACGACGGCCCGAGCGCCGAACCACGCCGCCGTCCGGAGCAGTGTGCCCACGTTGCCCGGGTCCTGCACCCCGTCCAGTATGAGGACGGTGCCGGTCTCGCCGAGGTGCTCAGGCACTGCATCGGGATCCCGAAGACGACGCTCCGCCACGGCCACGACGCCCTGAGGCGTCTCCACGTCGGTGAGGGTCGTCATCGTATCGGGGTCCGTCTCGTACACAGAGACCGACAGTTGCTCTAGAAGAACCTGCACGGTCGAGTCGCCGAGCCCCTCGGGCGTAACGACGGCCTCCACGAGGGGGGCGTCCGCGTCGAGGGCGGCCCGAAGGGCGCGGGGCCCCTCCACGAGCGTCCGGTCGTGGCGGCGGCGGCCCCGGCGGCGGGTGAGGGCGGCGATGGCCTTGCGTCGGCGGTTGGACAGGGACGTGGGCATGAAAATTGATCGACAAGAGGGAAAGAGAATGGCGGACGGCGGAGCAACTGAGGGCGTCGCAAATCGTTCGTTCTTTCCAGGGGCGACGACCGGTCGTTCGACTTTTTGGCGGAGAATCCGGATCCTTATACCCCTCCATCCCGCTTGAACCAAGGAGGCAAATGGGCCTTCTGTTCACCATCGTCGCACTTCGTCCCACAGTCCCATGCCGTTCAACTTCGACGTATACGAACGATCGGCGTACCGTGAGCCGGCCCCGATCGACCACGACAGCCCGTTCCAGTCCATGATGGAGCGGTTTGACGTGGCTGCCGAAATCCTTGAGCTCAGTCCCGGCTTCTACGATTATCTTTGCCGCCCGGCACGGATGCACGTGACGTCGATCCCCGTGGAGATGGACTCGGGCCGCGTGAAGGTCTTTGAAGGGTACCGGGTCATCCACAACAACGTCCTGGGGCCCAGCAAGGGCGGCATCCGCTTCGCGCCGGACGTGACGCTCAACGAGGTGAAGGCGCTGGCCGGCTGGATGACGTGGAAGTGCTCGCTGGTGGACCTGCCCTTTGGCGGAGCGAAGGGAGGCGTGTCGTGCAACCCGGAGGAGATGAGCCCGGGGGAGCTGGAACGCCTCACGCGCCGTTACACCGCCGATCTCTTCGACGTGTTTGGCCCGGACAAGGACATCCCGGCCCCCGACATGAACACGAACGAGCAAATCATGGCGTGGGTGCTGGACACGTACTCGATGCATGCCCGCCGGACCGAGAATGCCGTCGTGACGGGCAAGCCCGTCGGGCTCGGGGGGTCAAAGGGGCGTCGGCAGGCCACCGGCCGGGGCGTGATGACCGTGACGCTCGCCGCGATGGAGCAGATCGGCCTCGCGCCGGGCGACTGCACCGTGGCCGTCCAAGGCTTCGGCAACGTCGGGGCCACGGCTGCTGACCTGCTGGGCGAGCAGGGCTGCACCGTGGTGGCCGTCAGCGACATTACGGGGGGGTACTACAACAAGGACGGGCTTGATCTGAAGGCGATGCAGGCCTACACGCAGCAGAATGGGGGCACGCTGGCGGGCTACGAGGAGGCGCAGCACATCACCAACGAAGAGCTTCTGACGCTCGACGTGGACGTCCTCGTGCCGGCGGCTAAGGAAGATCAAATTGACCGCGAGATCGCCGAGGGCCTTGGCGCCCGGATCGTAGTGGAGGGGGCGAACGGGCCCACCCATCCCGAAGCTGACGAAGTGCTGGCGGAAAAGGAGGTGCTCGTCATCCCGGACATCCTGGCGAATGCAGGGGGCGTGACGGCGTCGTACTTCGAATGGGTGCAGAACCGACAGGGCTTCTTCTGGACCGAGGAGGAGGTGAATCGCCGCCTCGACCGGATGATGGGGGAGGCGTTCGACAAGGTCTACACGGCGGCGGACGAATACGACGTGTCCCTCCGCATCGCGGCGTACGTGGTTGGGATCCGACGGGTGGCCGAGGCGCTTCGGATGCGCGGGATCTACGCGTAGAGGACGAACCGATCCCCCAACTGCGCAGTTCTCTGGCCTCGATTGATGGGCGTGATGACGATAGACGGACCGCCGGTGTCGAGTAGTAGCGGGTGTTGCTGGAGTGGAGACATCGGGAGGGGGCGGCTCGCCGTTGGGAGTGTCTTGGGACTGCTGGTTGGCCTTCTCGTGTCCTGTGCCAATCCGCAGGCCCCAAGTGGGGGGCCGAGAGACAGCACGCCGCCCTCGGTCGTCGAGACGCGCCCCGTGCGCGACACCGTTGACGTGTCCACGGACGCGGAGGCGCTGCGCGTCGAGTTTTCGGAGTACGTCGAGCGAAGCACCCTCTCGCAGTCGCTTTCGATCACCCCGACCTTCGAGCAACGTCCCCAGTTTAGCTGGGACGGACAGGCGGTCGAAATTCAATTTCCGTCCGCCCTTCGCGACAGCACGACGTACATCTTTACGTTCGATACGAACCTGAGCGACGCCCGCGGCGTCTCGCTCGAAACCCCGATCACGGTGGCGTTTTCGACGGGGGAGCGCATCAATCGGGGCCAGATTGAAGGACGTGTCGTAGATGGCCGGGAGGGCACCACCCAGCAGGGCGTGGATGTGTTCGCGTACGCCCTGCCATCGGGAGCGGGGGCCGTTCGGCCGCTGCCCGATGCGCCCGGCTACCGCACGCA
This portion of the Salinibacter grassmerensis genome encodes:
- a CDS encoding NuoI/complex I 23 kDa subunit family protein; translated protein: MPGTPENTKKENERDLNFWESLYLPELFKGLGYSFDRMANEPTYTFEYPEEQWYPPDSYRGRPVLVEEDDRPRCVSCNLCARACPPLAISMQSKEVNNVKEREPEWFEINMLRCIYCGFCEEVCPEEAIVMSKEHDLTFQSRDEAVFDLEDLLRPSEQMQDRLEYLDQYKNKQFGQQWDFKKENNLHSVKDQHFLDWLAEEGMDDLDTTHQREDRMATEGDQGWGADRQGPPETKHAAE
- a CDS encoding DinB family protein, with the translated sequence MEETINIAEARAEDPEALREALVDQFRYLVDEITALRTVAGGLPDEILGGRPEPDALTMKELYGAIATLDAEVRRTRVDRIVDEEEPVLAPVDIDAEVYDADWNERAIDDILQEVKAARRALTERLDELPLDAWHRAATLGDETLTLFGLVHRMTKDDFQRLRDLGYRLHGAHLSEDDEPLPT
- the holA gene encoding DNA polymerase III subunit delta, encoding MAKDTGPSYDDLATAFRHQNFDPLYFFFGEETFLIDELQELLISEALAPSQHDFNLDVVYGSETEASEVIGLCQGFPAGAPKRVVVVREFEKLENNRQFKSYATQPNPQAIVLLACTSKPNLSAHPYRALKEHAEWSQFESPYDNEMPGWIQDYVQGQGYEIKPKAVQMLADYVGTDLQRAASEIEKLITFAGDTTQLTADDVLAASGQTREFNVFELQSALGEGRPADAQRIVDRILQQASNPRSESIMMVAVLNGYFDKLWKLQKPGALRENKYDLAGYIGVSPYFVEEYKHAAQRYDRSAIADAYSALVAADYELKGGASREASLVMTLLLRRLLPPDSRPVAA
- a CDS encoding anti-sigma factor, encoding MQFPERPFNGEASGNGASSYEWLDEWLCEYVDGTMDPSVEAVFEQYVEANPELKAHIERLRQTRELLCGSEDAGVAPQTSTMEDATREVEGDLRRDSAPQLFSAEEASRPVVALGLASSIAVALVVGFLAGSMLVEPSTLSSGPATAVERQAVPSEVREEASPRRSGVGRSRTSRPSSLSSGDRLFTLPMDALAPSADTGRAVPTFMTVGER
- a CDS encoding DUF3177 family protein, with protein sequence MLPLLIRLDFVLATALLVVAPLGLLLASVRQPAVRGRLLAYWRASSLLMVTVYLMVDGRPGAFVAGNTALVAIPLALHAGDVLSVPGPMSLGEGAAATWFRRWRAGATAFCGASLLLTVPALRCGWDAAENPVCAAWLEPPRKLHRALHPSVDPATLGDAATIGLLVYGGYLAASVVRVGWAIRGA
- a CDS encoding low molecular weight phosphatase family protein, producing MSVQLLFVCTGNTCRSPLAEALSEARGVSAGSAGVSAAAGDGAAPNADRALREARGLSLRSHTPRDVSEADLVAAERVVAMSPAVARRLCDDHDLASDAVVTWAIPDPYGGSLADYRWCLEEISAALDSLLASG
- a CDS encoding TrmH family RNA methyltransferase, producing the protein MPTSLSNRRRKAIAALTRRRGRRRHDRTLVEGPRALRAALDADAPLVEAVVTPEGLGDSTVQVLLEQLSVSVYETDPDTMTTLTDVETPQGVVAVAERRLRDPDAVPEHLGETGTVLILDGVQDPGNVGTLLRTAAWFGARAVVAGPGTAGLYGPKVMRAGAGSHWALELARTDSPGPLLDRLRRHGAALYGADLQGTRADTWGPDRPSALVLGSEAHGLSAAVLDRLDLTVSLPGAPGRPAAESLNVAVAGGILLYEWLGP
- a CDS encoding Glu/Leu/Phe/Val family dehydrogenase — encoded protein: MPFNFDVYERSAYREPAPIDHDSPFQSMMERFDVAAEILELSPGFYDYLCRPARMHVTSIPVEMDSGRVKVFEGYRVIHNNVLGPSKGGIRFAPDVTLNEVKALAGWMTWKCSLVDLPFGGAKGGVSCNPEEMSPGELERLTRRYTADLFDVFGPDKDIPAPDMNTNEQIMAWVLDTYSMHARRTENAVVTGKPVGLGGSKGRRQATGRGVMTVTLAAMEQIGLAPGDCTVAVQGFGNVGATAADLLGEQGCTVVAVSDITGGYYNKDGLDLKAMQAYTQQNGGTLAGYEEAQHITNEELLTLDVDVLVPAAKEDQIDREIAEGLGARIVVEGANGPTHPEADEVLAEKEVLVIPDILANAGGVTASYFEWVQNRQGFFWTEEEVNRRLDRMMGEAFDKVYTAADEYDVSLRIAAYVVGIRRVAEALRMRGIYA